GACCGGTCGCTTGAATTGCTAGTCCAGCGCTTTTCCATTCAAGAGAAACTCTGTGAGAAGATACTGCTGTCAAGTGAAGCATGCTTCAGTCAGATAATTGTCAAGTTGGTTGCAAAGGTGCAATTCGCAGACAGGAAAAGTGAGAGAAATGCAGATAAAGCGATAAATGAACTCAAATCTATATGCGAATACCATCATCGCCTTCTTAATGTTGATCTGCTCGATTACATAGtgtttcaaattcatgaTAGAGTTATAAATAACGAATATGCATCGATACAACACCGCAAGAATGCCTATTCTTTGTTTATAGTTTTACACCGAATAGCATACTACATGGATGATCTAGTGACTGTTTCGAACATTGAAACACTTATCCAACTAGCAGTCAAGGAGGGCCTAGTGAACCTAAATAGCTGTCAGCTTATCACTATGCTGAAGGGGAAATCTGAGAATTGGATAGATAATTTTCTTAGCTCTTTAGAGCTTCGTCTGTTCCCGAATCTGGATTCTGCCCACTCCTCAACGCCAACTGGGTTGATCCCCTGGAGTGAAGTGGTTCAATATTTCCAATTTGTTCACTTCCTTCTGAGCAATGACATCCATTTAGATCACGAAAAATTTACAGCACTTTATGATCTTATTTTtagaatatccaaaataGTAGACGTTCCTTGGGAATTTTACGAATCACTGAGAGTTAGCACATGCGATGTGATCAGTGACGGCTACAGGGTGGGAGAGATACCATGTGAGTCCTTGGAATTATACGATACAGTATTGTcatatctttttttctcgcCAAATGAAACCGTAAGATCTTATGCAATGAAAGCTTTAGTCTCAATCTTTTGCTACGATGGAGAAAATATGAAGAATGCGTTGAATATAAACGAAGGTTGTGAATTTCCACACATTTTTCACAAGTTGATTCCCATCCCTGTCGAGGACCGCTTTAGTTATCTTGGTTTTTACAGGTTATACACAGATAACATTTCCAACATAGTTCGTCCTCCCATGTTCTCCGAACTACTATACGTGTTGTACGAGTTTCCCAATTTGAAAGTGATGCAGAAGTATTTTGAGTTTCTTCGTAGTTTACCAACTCAGCAAAGGGAAACAATGAAAGACTTGTTCCAAAACTTGGATCCTTGTATCTCATGGCCCAAAAATCCATCAAACGGTCTATTTGTGAGGTTTTTTACAATACAGATGACTCCGAATCCACCTGCTAATGCTGTGGAGAAGGTACATGAGCTTGTTACGCCTTTATATCCGAAACCTTCTCGAAAAGAAACACGCATATATCTATTCTCACTAAGaagacaaaagaaaatacgAATATCAGAAACGGAGAATTTCATTGTATTTGAcatgttgaaaatggaagaCAATGACATTCAGGATTGCTTGTACAAGGTTTTCTCCACACTCAAACTTTCTGAATATGTTATTCACTCTCTGATTAATTTGATCCGGGAACAAGATGAAGACATATTGGATTTCATAACTTCTATTCAGAATATTATGATGGCGTTGCCAAAGTCCGTCCACAAATTTGATATCATCAAAGCTTGCCTTGTTGGAGACAAGACAAAGTTTGATAGATTCTTGagattttttctcaacttAATGCATATTCACACATCCGATATCAGACAAGCGGCTAATGCTTACTCTAACTTATTGATGAATGTCGAAACCGCATATATTGATTGGGGCTTTGATGAGAGGGCTGTTTTTTGGGATACATTCTTTAACTACACACTAGACCAACAGGAGAATCATATTTTAGAATATGCCTTAAGGGGGGttaatgatttttttaataatttgagaaagagagaggaGATGATTTTCGTTGATAACAAATCAGCTATAGTGTTTACGAGGGATAAAATAGGATCTTATAATGAGACAGAACTAAGAGATTTCTTGCATAGggaaatcaagaaatctaaagatgaaaaggagAGGGCAAAGAGGTTGCTTTCACAAATTACTCTTGAGAAAAATAAGGATAGGAAAATGCACATCGGTTCCGATGTTGAGatattaaagaagaaaagtgTCAACACTGGTGCAAATGAAATGGAAGTTTCGATCACAGTATACCCGAACGGGAAAAGAAACGCCGAGTTTAAAGACGTACGCTCCAACAAAAACCTTGACAAGGGAGAACGGAAAAAGCTATATCGTGAAATGGCCGCTTTGGATAGTTCCAATATTGCAGATTATTCAAGCTACATGATAAACTTGTTTAGGAATGATATCTTCAAGTCATGTATCAAAGGAAAGACACATGTTGGGAAATTTGTTGGTCTCATGTTCAATGTCGATTGCAATTTTGCAACTGCAACAAATCAAGAACTTAAAGTTATATTTCCAAAGGTGAAGCGATGTCGTAATTTTATATTACATGAATCATTGTATCTTCGATTTAACGAGTATTTGAAGACAAGATTTTCATCCAAGCAGAGTACAAGGAGGAACAAATAACTTGCAGTAGAATTTCAATTTAT
The Pichia kudriavzevii chromosome 2, complete sequence DNA segment above includes these coding regions:
- a CDS encoding uncharacterized protein (PKUD0B02430), producing MSYKPSCCMCDPPSMEDDERTASLYSEVSGILAGHEIENTGDAGLSRLKEYLYYAIPRDKTWKQTPRWTPELERLALLLYNNATSKNTHLWISLFEKLPAYASLGLLKLYLSTDETSKLHDPILKINGYILNTRTNDLDRSLELLVQRFSIQEKLCEKILLSSEACFSQIIVKLVAKVQFADRKSERNADKAINELKSICEYHHRLLNVDLLDYIVFQIHDRVINNEYASIQHRKNAYSLFIVLHRIAYYMDDLVTVSNIETLIQLAVKEGLVNLNSCQLITMLKGKSENWIDNFLSSLELRLFPNLDSAHSSTPTGLIPWSEVVQYFQFVHFLLSNDIHLDHEKFTALYDLIFRISKIVDVPWEFYESLRVSTCDVISDGYRVGEIPCESLELYDTVLSYLFFSPNETVRSYAMKALVSIFCYDGENMKNALNINEGCEFPHIFHKLIPIPVEDRFSYLGFYRLYTDNISNIVRPPMFSELLYVLYEFPNLKVMQKYFEFLRSLPTQQRETMKDLFQNLDPCISWPKNPSNGLFVRFFTIQMTPNPPANAVEKVHELVTPLYPKPSRKETRIYLFSLRRQKKIRISETENFIVFDMLKMEDNDIQDCLYKVFSTLKLSEYVIHSLINLIREQDEDILDFITSIQNIMMALPKSVHKFDIIKACLVGDKTKFDRFLRFFLNLMHIHTSDIRQAANAYSNLLMNVETAYIDWGFDERAVFWDTFFNYTLDQQENHILEYALRGVNDFFNNLRKREEMIFVDNKSAIVFTRDKIGSYNETELRDFLHREIKKSKDEKERAKRLLSQITLEKNKDRKMHIGSDVEILKKKSVNTGANEMEVSITVYPNGKRNAEFKDVRSNKNLDKGERKKLYREMAALDSSNIADYSSYMINLFRNDIFKSCIKGKTHVGKFVGLMFNVDCNFATATNQELKVIFPKVKRCRNFILHESLYLRFNEYLKTRFSSKQSTRRNK